The following proteins are co-located in the Salvelinus fontinalis isolate EN_2023a chromosome 29, ASM2944872v1, whole genome shotgun sequence genome:
- the LOC129827642 gene encoding mitochondrial nicotinamide adenine dinucleotide transporter SLC25A51-like yields MAVTTMDPESACTSQPQGSLGKSGGSLLSGRGLVAALTPRGKHYACGSIAAFTNIMVTFPIQKVLFRQQLHGVRAREAVGQLQRDGMRNLYRGLLPPLLQKTTTVAIMFGLYEDFSHVLLDQVSTGSGIPELVTRSFAAALAGTAEAALMPFERVQTLLQDHRHHGRFHNTAHTFRTLLSEYGVKECYRGLVPVLIRNGPSNMLFFGLRGPIKEQLPEASSRAGHLVNDFVCGGVLGAALGIMFYPLNVVKSRAQSQVGGAFRPCGEVLMMVWRERGGSVAMLFRGAHLNYHRSLLSWGIINATYELLLKVF; encoded by the coding sequence ATGGCTGTTACCACCATGGACCCAGAGTCAGCCTGCACATCACAGCCCCAGGGCTCCCTTGGTAAAAGTGGGGGCTCCCTGCTATCTGGCAGGGGTTTGGTGGCAGCGCTCACCCCTCGAGGGAAGCACTATGCGTGTGGTTCCATAGCTGCCTTCACCAACATCATGGTGACATTCCCCATCCAGAAAGTTCTGTTCAGGCAGCAGCTGCACGGTGTGCGGGCCAGAGAGGCTGTCGGACAGCTCCAACGGGACGGGATGAGGAACCTCTACAGGGGGctgctccctcctcttctccagaAGACCACCACGGTAGCCATCATGTTCGGCCTGTACGAGGACTTCTCCCATGTCTTACTGGACCAGGTGTCCACAGGCAGCGGCATTCCCGAGCTGGTGACGCGGAGCTTCGCAGCTGCACTGGCAGGCACGGCAGAGGCTGCCCTGATGCCGTTTGAGCGGGTGCAGACTCTCCTCCAGGACCACCGGCACCACGGCCGCTTCCACAACACGGCCCACACCTTCCGGACGCTCCTAAGCGAGTACGGTGTGAAGGAGTGCTACCGCGGCCTGGTGCCAGTCTTAATAAGAAACGGTCCCAGTAACATGCTGTTCTTCGGGCTCCGCGGGCCCATCAAGGAGCAGCTCCCTGAGGCCTCCAGCCGTGCCGGCCACCTGGTCAATGACTTTGTGTGTGGAGGGGTGCTGGGGGCAGCGCTGGGGATCATGTTCTACCCGCTGAACGTGGTGAAGTCCCGTGCCCAGTCCCAAGTTGGGGGTGCGTTCCGGCCTTGTGGGGAGGTGTTAATGATGGTTTGGCGGGAGAGAGGCGGCAGCGTGGCCATGCTGTTCAGAGGGGCCCACCTCAACTACCACCGCTCCCTTCTCTCCTGGGGCATCATCAACGCCACATACGAGCTGCTGCTCAAAGTGTTCTGA